One genomic window of Mauremys mutica isolate MM-2020 ecotype Southern chromosome 5, ASM2049712v1, whole genome shotgun sequence includes the following:
- the NKX3-2 gene encoding homeobox protein Nkx-3.2: MAVRSGNALTPFSIQAILNKKEERAQHSAGRPPPATPTAPACCWRLFGEKAEAGEALLRSPACARAAPAAAAAAGRTMGAPAGWDSDSALSDDHEAERRSEEEGTGVQQGPPGSSARSREAPGRGRPAREAQPRDQEDEPPGLSDSEMSANVSDRSPPEEEDGGGSKCEKLLAGEEEQAAPKPRKKRSRAAFSHAQVFELERRFNHQRYLSGPERADLAASLKLTETQVKIWFQNRRYKTKRRQMAADLLASAPAAKKVAVKVLVRDDQRQYHPGEMLRPPSLLSLQPSYYYPYYCLPGWALSACTAAAGTQ, translated from the exons ATGGCTGTCCGCAGCGGTAACGCCTTGACGCCTTTCTCCATCCAGGCCATCCTCAACAAGAAGGAGGAGCGCGCCCAGCACTCGGCCGGGCGGCCGCCGCCGGCCACCCCCACCGCGCCCGCTTGCTGCTGGAGGCTGTTCGGCGAGAAGGCGGAGGCGGGCGAGGCTTTGCTGCGGTCCCCGGCCTGCGCCCGGGCTgcgccggcggcggcggcggcggcggggaggACGATGGGAGCCCCGGCGGGCTGGGATTCGGACTCGGCGCTCAGCGATGACCACGAGGCCGAGAGGCGCTCGGAGGAGGAGGGCaccggggtgcagcaggggccgcCCGGCAGCAGCGCTCGCTCCAGAGAGGCCCCTGGTCGGGGGCGGCCTGCGCGGGAGGCTCAGCCCCGGGATCAGGAGGACGAGCCCCCGGGCCTCAGTGACAGCGAGATGTCGGCCAACGTTTCAG ATCGCAGCCCGCCGGAGGAGGAGGACGGCGGCGGCAGCAAGTGCGAGAAGCTGCTGgccggggaggaggagcaggcggCCCCCAAGCCGCGGAAGAAGCGCTCGCGGGCGGCCTTTTCCCACGCGCAGGTCTTCGAGCTGGAGCGGCGCTTCAACCACCAGCGCTACCTCTCGGGCCCGGAGCGAGCCGACCTGGCCGCCTCGCTCAAGCTCACCGAGACCCAGGTGAAGATCTGGTTCCAGAACCGCCGCTACAAGACCAAGCGGCGCCAGATGGCCGCGGACCTGCTGGCCTCGGCCCCGGCCGCCAAGAAAGTGGCGGTGAAAGTGCTGGTGCGGGACGATCAGAGACAGTATCACCCCGGAGAGATGCTGAGGCCGCCCTCGCTGCTTTCCCTGCAGCCTTCCTACTACTACCCCTACTACTGCCTGCCCGGGTGGGCCCTGTCCGCCTGCACCGCAGCCGCGGGGACTCAATGA